The Gossypium hirsutum isolate 1008001.06 chromosome D07, Gossypium_hirsutum_v2.1, whole genome shotgun sequence genome includes the window tttactTATCATTTTAAAAATGTAAGTAATTTTCTAGAAAATAACTCTTTTatgagtaaatttatttttatataaaaattaatttgaatcatacttaatattattatattaataacaaatttttaattctaatttttaaaaatattaatacaaaatattgTAATGttgaatattattaaacatacatatttaataatataataaattattaatataatcaatataatttattattttaataaattatttaaaattaaaattttatattaatatgatatgtattaaaatatgtaataataaatttttatggtataaatatgaacattttaacaatataaatatgagtatttatttgtttaaataaatGCTACACTAATATTTTgtagcaaatatttttatattgtgtTTGTTCCACTAAgattaacttttataaaatgatttcagaaaaatttgtcatttattttacataaaatcaTCTAAATTCTAGAAAATATCATATTTTCGAGAAATTAAATCAATACCtttttcagaaatcattttcaaaaacttttttttagtAAAACAAACGCAACCTAACatctataaaaaatatatgagtagaatatattttttgttttattaattaaatgactGAATTGGTAACAATGAACTCGTACTTGATATTAATATAGATAAATGTATTTATTAGAAAATAGAAGCGAGTTTAACAGAATAGGATTAAGGATTAACATATTCTATATTTATTAACGAATCAAATTACGAGAATGATTGTTGATTGGAAAATTATGATCTCACAGTTGCTTAAAAACAATTGTGAGCCGTtggattttttataaattaagtttAACAGTTTTACTATCtggaattttattaaaatattagattaatttaatgtaactaatttattattataattgatgGCTCGCGATGGTTAGTCACCATGCGGACCGATTGGATGTCACCCTTTTTGTTTtatctaatttttctttaaattaaattaaattaaccgattaaattgattaaattagatCAGATTGATAgatcaaattgattaaattaaaaattaattaagatatTAATTTTAAATCGATTAACTTATGAATTGCTTTGaactaattgaattaaattaaaaattgattgaactaaaaattaaattaatttttaaataatttatttaattaaacctaCTATTCTATGCGATAACCTTGCTTGATAGAAGTGACTTGGAGAAAGGAGTTTCATGTTAGATAGCTAAggcttttaattatttctttttttggtCATTGCCTTTTTGGAGTTTGAACGAAGCCTTACAAAGACAACCGTGATTATTAATTTGGATAAGAACATGCAAAAAGTCCAAGCCGAAATGAAAGGGCATTACATTTATAGCTCCCAACCTCCATTATTAATACTTTAGCACGTAAATGCCCTAAGATTCATGCAACGCACGTAATCCTGGTTGGACAGACATCAATTTGTTCTCTATTCAGTGACATCAATGTTCCTCTTTCTCGCTCTCTTGTCCTAATGTAAAGTTGACCCTCCCCTTCCTGTATGCAAGTTGAACCGAGTCGAGGCAATGGGAACTGACTTAATAACATTCAAACTCTTTAACACCCAAGTACAAAGCGGGCTCGACACACTATCTTTAATTGCATGTGGTCACAATCAGATTTTCCTTGGTGTCCCTTCGAATATTGATCCATCGGGGCCTATAAATAGATATGGAGAATGCCTTGGTTTAAACATCCTTTCTTCTCCAAATACTTTGATCAGTTccataagaaagaaagaaagaaatcaaatatGGGTTCCATTTCCAAGAGTTTCCTTCTCCTTGCCCTTTTAGCTGCTACTGTTCTTCTCATTTCATCGGAAGTGGCAGCTCGAGACCTTGCTGAAACCACCACTGAAAAGAACAATGGTCTGCAACTAACTAGCATGGCTTCTTAATTAGCTAATTATTTAGTACCTCCATCTCTCTACTATATTGCATGAATTGAAATCTATATGTTAGCATAAATGACCATGTGGAACATTTAGATATAAGTGGTATTGATTTTGCAGGTGAGGTGGCTACTGAAACAACCGAGGCTGAGGCTCAGGTAGAAGAGGCCAAATATGGATATGGTGGATACGGGAGCCGTGGAGGTTATGGAGGATACGGAGGGCGCGGTGGGTACGGAGGATACGGAGGGCGTGGTGGGTATGGTGGTGGTTACGGTGGACGAGGACGTGGACGTGGACGTGGAGGTTATGGAGGAGGTTGTGCCTATGGATGCTGTCATTCAGATTATTACGGAAGAGGTTGCCGAAGGTGCTGCGCTTACGTTGGGGAGGCTGTGAATGTTGAAACACATGCTGATCCTCTCTACTAAAATAAAATCATTCCAAGTTGCATGTATCTAAAAAAGTAAAGTGGCATAGCAAATCTTACAATTTGCTACGTCCTAAATAAAGATGCTTCCTTAATATACaggaattatatattaataagataaacttttttaattttattcagaAATATCATTATCATGCACATACTTAAGTGTTTGTCAGAAGCATTATCATAGGAATAGGGCTTTTGGATATGCGTTGGAGAAAGCCATTAATAAGCTAAATAAGTGTTTAGTTGATGTCATTAATTAGAGGCTTTTATGAAATCATTATTGGAGAAAGCCATTTAATTCTCCTAAGCGGCGTCGGTTTTAAAATATGGTCCACTCTGATTCGATGGAGGTTGTTGGGTCGATTtgtttatatgtaaaaaaatttataaaaaatatttttttatattttttagtgtttGTTTCGTAGAAAATAGTTTGATCAACATaaaatgacttacaggtcaacgtaaaataaatcattttccCTGTAAAATAATTTACCTTTTTGAAAAGCGTAAGTTATTTTTCAGAAAAGAGCTATTCTatagattattttttttatataaaaattaacttaaatcaagcttaatattattatattgataataaaatttattttcatttttaaaaatatttaaaatatttaaatattatattttttatattattaaacatacatatttaattacttatatttagtcatataataaattcttaatataataaatataatttattattttaataaattgtttaataattcaattttattttaataataattttaaataatattattcaaatattattgaaaatattcaatattaatgttgtaataatacatatttattacaattataaatata containing:
- the LOC121219527 gene encoding glycine-rich protein, which gives rise to MPWFKHPFFSKYFDQFHKKERKKSNMGSISKSFLLLALLAATVLLISSEVAARDLAETTTEKNNGEVATETTEAEAQVEEAKYGYGGYGSRGGYGGYGGRGGYGGYGGRGGYGGGYGGRGRGRGRGGYGGGCAYGCCHSDYYGRGCRRCCAYVGEAVNVETHADPLY